CATTTTTCGGATCAGCTGGTCAGCATCCGTACGCATGGTTCTGAATTTGTACAGGTCGAAAATTTTATATCCGCTTCCTACCCTTTTGGATTTATAAAAAACAGGTCCTTTTGAATCAAGGCGGATAAGAATGGCTACGAGAATAAAAATAGGTAACAGCAAAATCACTGCGCTACCGGTCGACACCACATCAATGGTCCTTTTCCAGATTGGAGTCCGATTTTCTTCTGCCTGTATTTTTTGTGAAGCTTTGCTGGCAACATACCATTGCCGTTTTGTGAAATAACGAAGCCTCGTCAAAAGGTCGCCTTCACTAAAATCTGTGGCAAAAATATCATCTGCTTTTTTTGCTCTTGCGTTCCTGATCACAGCGGGATTCAGATTTTCAACCAGAACAACAAATGGAATATTGCCAAATCCCGGACTACTCCTGACCTGATCAAGTAAATCCCAGGCACCACTCTTAACGTGTGCAAGGATAGCATCTGCCGGAAAATATTCCTGCAAGGCTTTTAGAAGATCATCCTTTTCTTCGAAATATTCAATTTGTAAATAATTACCATAATTGGCTGAGAACCAAAGATACTGTTCAAAATCCTTGCTCAGATAGGCGATGCGATATTGAGAAGAAGGAGGTACTTTGGAATCAACCGAAGTTCCATCAGACTGGCTTGTCCACTCCATCATGCTAAAATAGATTTATAGTATCAGGAATATCTTTTGCTGCGTCTCAAAATGGCGTTCACTTTGGCCTGCACTTCAACGGGGTTAAAGGGTTTAACCATGAAGTCATCAGCTCCAAGATTCAGGCATTGGATGCGCTCACTGCTTTCGTCCGATCCGGAAAGAATAATGACCGGGATATCGGAATATAGATTACTGGCTCTTGCGATTTTTAGAAATTCTTTGCCATTCAGGTTTGGCATTTGCAAATCTGCGATGATCAAATCTACTTCATTGCCTTCTTCAAGCCAAAGCATTCCCTCCGCGCCATCACTTTTGACGAAAACATTAAAATCTTTTTTTAGAAAATGTTCCAGTATTTTACAAATACTTGGTTCATCGTCCATTACCAGTAGAGTTTTTCGTGGGTTCATATGTTGAGTAAAATAGGATATACGTGACTGTCAATTTTAAGTAATGAGTGTATAGTCCATGGCACAGTAGAGAATCCGGACTGTTGAGAAATCATCAGTTCAGTCTTAAAAAAAACATTTTGATTCTGTGCTTTTGTCAAAATATGAAAGTGTTGAATGTGTCGAGGGTTGGGTTCAAGCGAATATAAATCTATTTCGCAATTAATTTGTAAAAAATTTTATAATATTCCTGTCGAAAAGTTACTCAGTAAAATTACGAACAATAGCTACAATCACCAAAAACCGACAGATAATATTTTATATAAGTCGCTAATATAGCATTTACAGCGATATGAAGCACTTTGTCAAAAGAAACGTATACTAGCTTCGTTAAAAAAAATATACTTATTAATTAAGTTATATTTTTCAAAATTCAAACAATGTTATAACCCGATACTGCGCTGGTAGCGTCCGAAAGTTCGATTTCAATAAAAGTATTTCGACAAAATATCTTAACCAAATTCAACCTGACTAATGGACAAATTGCCTGTAATAGGAAATTTTAGAATACAATTCATTTGGATTGAATGGCTTGCTTAAATAATCATTCATGCCAACATCAAATGCTTTATCCTTTATATCTAACATAGCGGAAGCAGTTAGTGCGATGATCGGCAGATTTACAAACTTTACACCACCCAGGCTTCTGATTTTAGCTGTCGTTTCGTATCCATCCATTTCCGGCATCTGAAGATCCATCAACACCAGATCATAATCGTTGGTTTGCACAAGTTCAAAGGCCAGAAGTCCGTTTTCTGCAACATCACACTCGACATCCCACTGCCTGAAAAACTGTTTGGCTAGAATAACGTTGATTTGATTATCCTCAGCGATAAGAATTTTTGTCCCTTTCAAACTTTGTATTTTTGGAAGATCCGCTTTCGCCTGGTCAATCAGTTGTTTCGAACTTGTCTTAAAGCGCATACTGAAAAAGAAAACGGAGCCTTTACCAATAGTGCTCCTTACCTCGATTTTGCTTCCCTGCAATTCAAGTAGTCTTTTAGTGATCGTAAGTCCCAACCCTGACCCTCCGAATTTCCTGGTAGTATCCGAGCTGGCCTGCGTAAAGCTCTCAAATATATTGTTGATTTTATCAGCTGCAATTCCGATACCCGTATCAGAAATTTCGAAATCGATAATAATATGGTCAGGTTCTTGTTTAGCCAGGGATGCGGAAATTATAACTTTTCCGTCATTGGTAAATTTGACGGCATTGCTGATAAGATTGGTCAAAATTTGTCCCATCCGAACAGGATCACCGATTACAGCACGGTTTAAATCGCTGTCGATCATTAATTTCAGCTGAATACCTTTCTCCTTGGCTTTGTGAACCATGCCAAGCCGGATATTTTCCACCAGATTATGGATATTGAAGTCTACTTCTTCAAATTCAATCTTTCCGGCTTCAATCTTGCTGAAATCAAGAATATCGTTGATTAACACCAAAAGATTTTCAGCTGAAAATTTGAGAATATTCAGATATTCCATTTGCTCCGGCCTTGGACTTTGTTGTAAAAGCAAATGTGTAAACCCGATTACCGCATTCATCGGCGTACGGATTTCGTGGCTCATGGTAGACAAAAATTGTGACTTTGCTATGGCTGCCAATTCTGCCTCTTCTTTTGCCTGCACCAATTCTCTCTCCGCTCTTTTGTGTTCGTCAATATCAAGAATTGCTCCGTAAAGTTTTACCACTTTACCAGATTTATCCGTTGCTGCTTTTCCTATTGCATGAATATACTTGACCTGTCCACCCGGCAGAATAATACGTAAATCAAAACTTGATGATGTCTTCTCAGTAATTGCTTTCTGAATTTGTGTCCGATACAAGTCCCGGTCAGCAGGATGTATTTTTCTCGTAAATTCCTTTGTCCTCGGTGTACTATCCGTCGGTTCCATTCCAAAAATCCGGAACGTCTCCGCCGACCAGTAATTTTTGCCAGTCAGTAAATCGGCTTCCCAGCTTCCGCTATGGGTAAGTTCCTGGGATTCTGCCAGCATGGCTTCATTTCTTCTTATTAATTCCTCGGCGAGTTTTCTTTCCGTGATATCATGCCATACAACGAGCAAAACAAGTTTATTGGCAATACTGACCGGATTAAGCGTTACTTCAACGGGAAATTCTTCTCCGCCAATTCTTCTGTGAATCCACTCAAACTGATTGTAACCTGTTTCATAAGCAAGCCTGTCCATCTCCCTGGATTTTTCATCAGAGCGCCTTCCATCCGGTTGAAACTCGGGAGAAAAAATTGCCGGATGGTAAGAAAGTAAATCTGATTTATCCTTGCAGCGAAGCATTTTAATTGCCGCTTCATTACAATCTACAATTCCTGTTTCATCAAAAAGTAAATGAGCATCTGTTGAATATTGAAAAATGACCCGCAGTTTTTCCTCAGCAAGCTTCTGGTCTTTTTTTATACTTTTGGACAGTTTTTCTTCCAAAATACGGCGATCCTGAATATCCTGGATCGAGCCTGCCATTTTAACTATTTCTCCGTTTTCGAACTTAGCCGTAGCAGAGCATTGAAAGTATCTGTATTCATTCGTTTTAGTCTTTAAACGAATTTCAACTTTATATGGAACACGATTTTTTAACTGGTTGTCAATCTCGCTTTCAACAATTTTCCGGTCATCCGGATGAACCAGTAAATTCAGAAATGTTTGATAGTCTGGCTCAAACTCTTCTGGTTCATATCCTAAAATTGTATATAATCTGTCGGACCAAATCTGCTGGCCTGTGATTAAATTCCAATCCCACATTCCGGCGTCAATGCCGGAAATAACCATTTCCAAAGATTCATTGAGGAAGCTTGTTTTCATTTTTTATATCCTAAGTGTGTTGCTTTTTTGTATTCTCTAATCAGCGTTCAGTGCTTTTTTTAACAATGCCGTACCTTCTTCACTATAATGCATTGACAAGGCGGCTTCTTGCCCGGGAGCGCTCATTTTAGCCCAGGTTTTTTGCAAAATATCAATCATTTTTTCTTCGCTCAGCTTTTGAATCAGATCATCAAACTGAAATTCCAGAAATACGAGGCAAAGTGCATTCTCAATAGTCTGCACATCCTTGTCCGCCTTTATTCTTTGTTTGAGTATAATTTGCTTAACCCTGCTGATCGTTTCTTCATCATATCCCGCCTCTGATAGCAATTCTGCCGATTTCTGTGCGTGAAATTTGCCCAGATCGCTTCTCCATTTAAGATAACCCATACGGCCCTCAGGATATGATTTCCTTGCTATTTCCCAACGCCCAATGTGCTGACTTCTTGA
The nucleotide sequence above comes from Dyadobacter subterraneus. Encoded proteins:
- a CDS encoding PAS domain-containing protein, producing MKTSFLNESLEMVISGIDAGMWDWNLITGQQIWSDRLYTILGYEPEEFEPDYQTFLNLLVHPDDRKIVESEIDNQLKNRVPYKVEIRLKTKTNEYRYFQCSATAKFENGEIVKMAGSIQDIQDRRILEEKLSKSIKKDQKLAEEKLRVIFQYSTDAHLLFDETGIVDCNEAAIKMLRCKDKSDLLSYHPAIFSPEFQPDGRRSDEKSREMDRLAYETGYNQFEWIHRRIGGEEFPVEVTLNPVSIANKLVLLVVWHDITERKLAEELIRRNEAMLAESQELTHSGSWEADLLTGKNYWSAETFRIFGMEPTDSTPRTKEFTRKIHPADRDLYRTQIQKAITEKTSSSFDLRIILPGGQVKYIHAIGKAATDKSGKVVKLYGAILDIDEHKRAERELVQAKEEAELAAIAKSQFLSTMSHEIRTPMNAVIGFTHLLLQQSPRPEQMEYLNILKFSAENLLVLINDILDFSKIEAGKIEFEEVDFNIHNLVENIRLGMVHKAKEKGIQLKLMIDSDLNRAVIGDPVRMGQILTNLISNAVKFTNDGKVIISASLAKQEPDHIIIDFEISDTGIGIAADKINNIFESFTQASSDTTRKFGGSGLGLTITKRLLELQGSKIEVRSTIGKGSVFFFSMRFKTSSKQLIDQAKADLPKIQSLKGTKILIAEDNQINVILAKQFFRQWDVECDVAENGLLAFELVQTNDYDLVLMDLQMPEMDGYETTAKIRSLGGVKFVNLPIIALTASAMLDIKDKAFDVGMNDYLSKPFNPNELYSKISYYRQFVH
- a CDS encoding response regulator transcription factor; the encoded protein is MNPRKTLLVMDDEPSICKILEHFLKKDFNVFVKSDGAEGMLWLEEGNEVDLIIADLQMPNLNGKEFLKIARASNLYSDIPVIILSGSDESSERIQCLNLGADDFMVKPFNPVEVQAKVNAILRRSKRYS
- a CDS encoding sugar transferase; translation: MMEWTSQSDGTSVDSKVPPSSQYRIAYLSKDFEQYLWFSANYGNYLQIEYFEEKDDLLKALQEYFPADAILAHVKSGAWDLLDQVRSSPGFGNIPFVVLVENLNPAVIRNARAKKADDIFATDFSEGDLLTRLRYFTKRQWYVASKASQKIQAEENRTPIWKRTIDVVSTGSAVILLLPIFILVAILIRLDSKGPVFYKSKRVGSGYKIFDLYKFRTMRTDADQLIRKMAALNMYNAKPAEQEVKSENSNFCEECNSGGFCNRRLFLDGKEICEKVYQTQKEQKAAFMKFQNDPRITRIGNFLRNTSLDELPQLINILKGDMSLVGNRPLPLYEAEKLTTDHAILRFAGPAGLTGLWQVTKRGKGKSDMSEEERTELDITYAKNFSFKMDMKIILMTFPALFQSENV
- a CDS encoding DUF4202 domain-containing protein; protein product: MNKLEQAFLLFDDYNKQSPEHVIWKGEEFPSEYFYALKLYDWINKLEPDAPEALLLASRSQHIGRWEIARKSYPEGRMGYLKWRSDLGKFHAQKSAELLSEAGYDEETISRVKQIILKQRIKADKDVQTIENALCLVFLEFQFDDLIQKLSEEKMIDILQKTWAKMSAPGQEAALSMHYSEEGTALLKKALNAD